A region from the Dehalococcoidales bacterium genome encodes:
- the rpsS gene encoding 30S ribosomal protein S19, producing the protein MSRSIKKGPAVNAKLMKKVDAANASKQKVLIKTWARASTILPEMVGLNIGVHDGRRHVPIFITENMVGHKLGEFAPTRTFRGHVTKSDRAGRK; encoded by the coding sequence CGATAAAAAAAGGGCCTGCAGTTAATGCCAAGCTAATGAAAAAGGTTGATGCTGCAAATGCCTCAAAGCAAAAAGTACTTATAAAAACATGGGCCAGGGCGTCCACAATCCTTCCCGAAATGGTCGGGTTGAATATTGGTGTACATGACGGCAGAAGGCATGTGCCCATCTTTATTACAGAGAATATGGTCGGCCATAAATTGGGAGAGTTCGCTCCGACGCGAACCTTCAGAGGGCATGTCACAAAGTCCGATAGGGCCGGCAGAAAATAA
- the rplV gene encoding 50S ribosomal protein L22 has product MRIKAVSQNTGLSPRKVRLLIDMVRGKKVEDALNILKFTPTPQAKVVAKVVKSAAANAENNYHLDPAELKVVTIYADEAPSMKRFRPSARGRAARYVRRSSHITVIVAEQEA; this is encoded by the coding sequence ATGAGAATTAAAGCAGTATCCCAGAATACAGGATTATCGCCTCGTAAAGTGAGGCTGCTTATTGATATGGTGCGTGGGAAGAAAGTTGAAGATGCACTCAACATACTGAAGTTTACTCCCACACCGCAGGCAAAAGTTGTGGCTAAGGTTGTTAAATCAGCCGCTGCCAACGCTGAAAATAATTACCATCTCGATCCTGCGGAATTAAAGGTCGTAACTATTTATGCGGACGAAGCCCCGAGTATGAAGAGGTTTCGCCCGTCGGCTAGAGGCAGAGCTGCTCGCTATGTGAGAAGATCTAGCCATATTACCGTCATTGTTGCGGAGCAGGAGGCTTAA